The window AATACTGTAGAAACATAACATCAAACTATTTTGAtcaatcattttcctttttgtctAACCCATGAAAATTCATACCCGCTTAAGTAAAAGatcataattaaaatattaacaaatGAACCAACAATGCGACAGTAATTTATAAGAAACTACAATTAGATACTcaacaaaaaagagaaaagtaTAAACTTAGATCCGTAAACTCACCCATATCCCACAGTTTGAAGGAACATCTTTAGTTGTTCAAGCGCTGAGCACTGCTTTCTGTAACTATCAGCAAGAAGTTTCAAGCTGCCACCCAATTTCTGGATATGGCAGCTCAGTAACTTGGAGAAAACATCAATTGGAACTTCTGTAGTACCTTCAAACCCGATACTTATCATCATCCTAGCTACTACCATTTTAGATAACTGTGTTGCTTGCTCTTGACTAAGACATTTTTTGTTCCCTCCAAAAGCATTTTTTCCACGGTGTATGATTCCTCGTTCCATGCTGAGGTATTCAGGCCTGATGCCAAGCCTCTCAAGCATAACAGGACTCCTAGTCATTATCTGAGGCAATGTATCAAGAACTCCAAAACATTCCATTTTTAGGTTGTCATCCACTCTATTCaaaggtggaagtgcactaTCGGGAACACAGTTGAACGTAAACATTGTTTCTGGGAAAAAAGATGTTTCACTATCAATTGAGTTACTACCATCTAAAAGGGAATTTGGATTCAAGTGTGATGCATCTTGGATGGGATTTCCAAATCCCATATACGGATCTTCTTTGAAAGCTACGCGTCTTTTCTTATGCCTCCCAAGAAGTTTAAGGTAAGCAGACATCTCCTCCGGAGTACGTTTCTCTGATTCTCGCTCCCCTGATGACAACCTAGACGGTTTGCCCATTCTATATCTCTCAATAAACTGATTATACCATGTCGCAGACAGCTCATCATTTTTGAATCTCAATGGTATGTTATCAATTTCAGATTCTCCATATCTTGATCCAGCACCAAAAGCTGCTTTAGATTGAGTCTGCAAACACAGTAATAAACTATAGTTATATAAGAACTCTCCACAGTTCAACTTCTAACTTTTTTTGCTCACTTTCCTACAAAATTTCTTTTGACACAAATGCATCAGTGTAGCTCAATTTATAAATGACATCACTAGGTTGGACTAGAATGTTAGATTCTAGAGTTCATATTGTTCGGGATCCAGCACTAAATAAACTTCGCCAACTGAATTGGCACATTTTGCTAAACAAAGAGGAGATAACCAGCAATGCAGCCATAGGAATTCTGCGAGATGAAATCTGAGGACTTTTTTGGTTTATACACCCATTTCCATTGAACTCTCAGTAGCCAAGTATttgaaacatatgaaaaaaaatgtggaaTTTGTAAGTAAACCAATGAGACTTAATTCCGCATTTTCATTAAAGGATTCCATACATATACTTCACATAATGTAGAATTATAACGAAACTACAAAAAATGCATAAACATACCTAATCCATTTAATAATTTCAATTTACCAAATACATCACATTCATGGGACAATCGACGAAAGCTCCAAAATCATACCTTGGACGGCACCAAAGCGTCACGTTGTTGAACTTGAACCCCATCCTGAGACGAATTCTCCAGAGTGAAGTAGACGTCGTCAGGGTGGAGCTGCAAATCTGCAACCAAAAACAGTGGCATCGATCAGAAGCAATGAAATTAAGCCGAAACGAAAGCAATGAGCGACTCAGAAACTCACAAATGGGATTAAGCTTGGAAACAGCGATTGAAGCAGAAGAGGAGGCAGAAAAGTTGGAATTGGGGCGGAGGAAGAGGGAAACGCAGGCCTTGTCGAAAAGAAGAGCTCGAGCGCGGAGTTGGAGATGGAGGGGAGCCTTAGATTTTGAGTCCATGAAGGCTTCCCAGGTTGAAGGGGAATTGAGGAAGGGGGCGAAGTGGGCGTAAGTGGAATCGCCGAGCCATGTGCGCCAGACGTTGCAGGATTCGAGTTTACAGGCGAGCTCATAACCACGACCGTCGTCGCCGAGTAGAGCCATTTGGGGGAAAGGAGAGGGAGGGACGACTTGGATGCGGTGGTGGGGACTCGAgaaatttactttttttatttttttttatttcatatttaaatttttttttataaggtaAATGCATTAAAGAACAAAACTTCTGGAACAACTTGTTCCAGCACGTCAAGATGAAAAGCAGGACGAGCAACTTTAGGAAACAGTGGTCCCAAAAGTGAGGGTTAAACATTGAGAATCAAGACCCTCTCCGGAtgctctttgtgaggatttcggaGATTTTCTAATCACGTCTATTCATCGTGCATCGTACGATCAGTTTTCGtcaaatactatttatattcaattttaaataaaaaaaatttacaataatttctaacctacgatatacgatgaacggacgtGATTGGTGAATCTCcgagattctcacaaagagaatccggagaggatcctcattcaaaGATAGATAGACCGAAATGAGCTAACGCATCCGCCACAAAGTTAGTTTCCCTGAAAATATGCTTCCACTCCACAGAAAGGAACTCACAAGCTAGAATCTAAATGTCGTGCACGATGGAATGGATATGCCAGGGAATATTAAGGGCTCGTTCAAGATATGCAGGTCGACTATAATGAATCATACTGTTCAATTACGTAATaagtatgaataaaaaaaatttaaaatccaaaaattattttaaactaATAATCAGAGTCACTAATGACTACTCGCTCATCACAGAAATCAGCTACGTACTAAGTCCTAGAGAGGCGTAAAACAGAAAGTATGAGTGGGCAAATATAAGGATTTATTAAAACACCTTTGTTTTTCCACAACATAAAAATTCATTGCTGTAAAATCTGTATAGTTTTCAAAATCATACTATGTATAAGTATGAAAACCAAgtatcaatataaaataattcTTCTAAGAATACGAGTAAACCACACATATCTCAATAACAATATAACATGCTCATCAAAATTATGCTTACATATGAGTCCTTGCAGAAAGTAGCTACATGAACATGCTATGTGTAATAATCTACTTGAGTACTACATATACGTGAAAATGGCGCTAAGCACGTCAAATATGAGTCATAGATGCAAAAGCAATTAGTTTGGGTACCTGTAATGGATCCAATGTGAGCATTACGGTACGTttgaacatacatgtgaaacTGGTCCCGCCCCAAACGAGTAATTTAGTAACCGATGTAGACATGCATGATGagcaaataaaatatatatgatcaTGATATCACAATTTCATGAATCCCAACTATGTAATATTTCTTAGTAAAAACGTGGCATGATGGAATACATTTGTCAAAGCAATGATGGGAACCTAAAAAATAAAGCCCATTGGCTGATACGTAGTTGAGTCGTAACCGCCTTATCTTGCTTAGCCTTCGAACTCCTCGAGATAAGTATCTCCTATATGCCCTATTTTGTTCGTTGGACATAAGGTAGCTTCAGTTCTTTATTTTACCTGCTAAGGACAAGTTCTTTCCAGCATATCCTTTTATCCAATAGAAATTAAGGATAACCATCACCTATTATAAATTGGAAGCCTTGATCAAAGAGAGGGGAAAGATCAGTTCAATTACAAGCAAGAAAGAAACACCGTGCTTAGTTGCAAGCAAAGGGAAAGAACATCTTCCCCTAACTGATGGAAAATCTCATTTGCCTGCTACAAGCTTCCTACACCAGCCACAAGCCTAGCCTTAAGTTTTCCGTTCTCCCTTGCCTAATGTCTCCTTTCATCTACTACAAGATACCCAATCTACAAACCAAACCCCTTCCAACACATCCCTTCAACCTAATGCCTAGGGAAAATGAGATTCATCCTACAGGAAACCCTCATTCTTGCTGCAAAAACCTCTGCTTGACTGCTGCAAGCTTTCCAGTAAGTTATAGACTCCAACTTTAAGCTTTTACCTTTCACCACTCATCTTCTACCTTAGAAGCCTCAACCAGCCATCATGACTAAAAGCTCAACCACTACTAGATATCTTATGAATCATTCTCTTAAATTATAGGCTAACTACAGCAAAACGAATCACGCCATCTCATTTACTAAACTTATGGGTCTTTACCTCTCTCACCTCATGCTCTCATGTCAAGCCTATTTATTTTAACTCCTAGTGTTTGTTAGTTTAACAAATACTCCTCAAAGCCACCGAAACGAGTGAGGGAAAACACCTCGTCAGTGCCTTGGGAAACACTCATCAGTGCCTAAAGGAAACACTTTGTCAGCGTCCAGGGAAACATTTCGTCAACACCCAAGGAAACACTTTGTCAGCGCCCAAAGAAACACTACGTCAGTGCCCAGGAAAACACTCCACCAATGCCTAAGGGAGCACTCTAAACACTCCGCCAGCGCCTAGGGAAGCACTGCACCAGTGCATAGGCAAATACTCCATCAACACCGAGGGAAGTATCTCATCAGCACTAAAAGCACTTCAATGCCATAACTACTCAACATAGCACCAGACCAAGCACCCATGAGCTACTTGGAAGAAGAACAAAGCATTACTAggatttgtttttcctttgggaTGCTTTGGGCCTTGTCCTCGCTAACTAAGTGGGGGACATGAAGGTTTTGGCTTGTCTCTTTATAACACAAGCCCATCAAATTTGACACAAAAACCCCACAACAGCTActaaacacaattttttattttacattttagaTGTTGGTATGAGACATcttatcaatatttttattcTTAGATGAAACTACCAAATACATtctcaaattataaaaattatttatattcatagtttggtttagttttgttttaaGCGGTTCTACCAACATGAGAACTAAAACTGAAACCGGTATGAATGATTTGGTCTAGTTCTTGAACTTACATTGACTTTTTTTGGTTAACACGGTTTTAACGGTTTATTTTGTAGTGGTTCGATTCGGTTTCACGGCTTCATGGTTTTTATCCCCACCCCTATGGTTTATAGTTGGAAGAAATTTTGGTTTAGCATCAGCATTTTGGGTTAGGAAGAAAATCTGGGCaacgttttctttttcttttggtggaGGACAATGGAGTTTGGGGTTACTCGGAAGAACTGAGCAAAGCTCTtcattatttttcaagttttttaattttaatcttatttttcatttaaaaggTAATTTTTTAAATGACAAGAAACCCTCtcaaaatccattcaaatctttAATCAAAGTTTATAAGAATCCTTGAAAATCCATTTGAAATCTACAATCCTATCAAATCTTCActttaaaaagttttaaaatcCTTCTAAATCCTCATTTGACTACACCTCTTTTGGATTTGATagtatttcttttttctaatagtatgttttttcctttgcttgaCATAGTGTGATCAAAACCTTCTCTTATTCTAGAAcctgttgttttttatttgatttattcaagtTAAATGCCAAGCCAAAAATAAAAGTCTGTATACATGGTAACAGTTGTATGTGGAAATTCTCattatttgtctttttttttcttctttttttttttatattattttatgtttaatgctAATAGAACTAGTATTTGTTAAGTAGTCTTCGTAGGAATAATATTATTACATAATGTTGATATTAAATCACTTATATACCTAATATGCAAGGAGAAttataaagttaaaaaataaataaataaattctaaaTACACCTCAAATGAATTTTAATGTGTATATCTCaagattatttatcttcttcaactctcAAAACCACTTTCACCTCCCTTGCAGAACAACACTCTAAGCAATGAAACTACTGACAccttattgaaaaaaaaaaatatttttgatgaataaaaaataaaatatgaacaGAAAATTTTATCAAAGTTAGTTTTTGATAATATACATTCCTCCAACATTTCTTATACCTTCATGTAGACATCAAGATCATGGACGGAGTCATCTTAGGCCCAGAGGGGTGGATGCCCCCATTTATACACAAAAAAATGTACATGCTTGTGACATTATTAAGGTGTATAACTAGTTTACATGTTTGTGGTGTTAACATTAACTCTTCCAGTGCAACTGCCAAAGTTGAAAGAGCATTTTCGGCCATGAAATTTCTGAAGAATcaattgagaaattttttttgggggggggggggggggggggatatcaatggatgaatgataacATGGTTATTTTTATATAGAGAGATATTTGATAGTATTAGTAATGAAGTTGTCATGCAATGTTTTCACAACATGAAAACGTGTTGAGGAATATTGTAATATATTATATCAAAAATCTTATGCTTAATATGTAAGTATTTTGTAGTAAATTCTTTAGCTTTTTATTTTGTGAATTTGTTGTTTAACAATGCCCTAATCCACACAGATTGCTGGCTATGATCAAGATCATGTTCACGAATGATATTTGCAGTCTTCTCCCTCCTTGCTAATTCTACCAACATTTCTAAAAACTAAATTCCAATGCAAATAAGCTTAATTCAGATTTTCAAGAATTTCTTCAAAATCTCCCATTACTTGTTCGTTGTAACTCACCCCAAAATCTAAAGTACAAGAAAATATATCAAACCATAAGGTGGAAAACCCTAGAAGGATCAtacttcatatttttcattgttttggtGATCTCAACAACATCGACATGCTTATAATTGTGTTATGAAGTTAATGGAGAACCAAGTATGCTATGCGTTTCTAGAACACTTTTTGCTACAAAGTCATggattctcaatttttttatcTTCCATTATGATGGATTCTCAAATCTAAATCTTCAATTTTAGAAGGGGAGGAGATACAACATAGAAATCACCTCATAATTCGAATATGTGAAGTGGTGgggtataaaaataaaaatacattgtGAAGTCAAAACTTTTaggtttggctttccttgtcaaacttaggtttggctttccttgtcaaatattgtaattgaacCACACGCATGCTCAATATAGTTTTAGGTTATACTCTGATTATGGGTTGTTGCTACTGGAGTAAATGTTTAAGATGTGACACATTTCACCTTATaaggtttgttcatgcatgtTCATTTCATATCTATATTTGTGTTGCATTCTGTCTAGTTTGATTGTCTTGTTAGTTTTGCATGTTGACTTCCAGCTGTCTAGCCACACAAATTAATTAAGACAACCCACACGGGCTGACTGACACTTTTTTGTTGGTGGTCAGTTTCTGGCCCTTAGTCTGCTCACATTGTTTGCTGGGTTGACAAGTGGTTTTTGTCCTTGTTGGATGTGCAAAAAATCAGATCTGTCTATATAACCTCAGCTAGGGTTTTCATCCTCTTTGGTTAGGGATTTTACATGTTTCAAAAGAGTGTTCTTAAAGCTTTGATGTGACAGCCAGTCCCGAATTATtcgtaccgtaggtgtgaaatgacatttttgcccctagtggttATTTGTCATTTATGTGGTCGTTTTGAGGGCTTGGTTGGTTGCATCTGAGCCACACATTCATCCTCATCTCCATCACCTTCTTCTGTATACCTTCTCCGTCTCgaagactctctctctcttcttcttttttcttcgtACGAACAAGACCCAAAACCCATGAAAACGTTGCAGATCGAGGTGGAAAATTATACATTTATGTTCGTGAGGAccatacgagttcaaccatatCAATTTCAGGTAGGAAATCCTTcgatttcacgtcgaaccaGGAATCTCCGTTTTGGTCACtgttgatagaagcatattcatgcgacttaaatggcttgttctcgtgcatttacgttatgtttctttagttattttagtactttaagctattttcgtgtgtttgtaggtccaaagggctaaaggagcaaaaagatgcattttggagacttttggagcacttttgggcttaggatggatagcttatgcttggagccaaagtgttggacgaaattgaagacctaattaaagaccaaagtgttggaaccttgttccctttagttttaggacatttaaacctttcctatatccttagccgtgcataacattccaacattccactccttcatttcagccacactcccacatatcattacatatcatccacttatcatatcattcacttatcttatcattcacttatcatatcattcacttatcatatcattcacttatcatatcatacacttatcacttatcacaacaacaaccttgcacatgcacattcatccacatgcacccataatcattcactcatctttaatccacatgcatcttccataaatcaaatcagccacatccacatgcacttattccacttcatcattacaccacattctctctctttaatccacatgcattcccacatgcatttccacccacatgcaaccataatcatCCTTtaccatttcagccacatgcattcatacaaagctttaatcacatgcataaatcagcacatgcatctcccattcccatcagatttccatatattcacatgcattccatcctttaaaacattgcacatgcactccctttaattaattaagccacatgcactcccatccatttcatcattgcagccaacacatgctttcacatgcattttcagattgtccccttgcacatgcagccacatattcattgcacatgcaattccaacccacatgcatcctttatcattcaaacatgcagccacattcccttcTAGCTGTTAtgttcccccccatttcacctataaataagcatccattgcattcattctcattcacacttattcatacacatttcagtcacaaacacttccattccattgtacataccaccaacacttccccctttgtgccgtgagtttccctattaatccaaacaccactccccaaaccattcacaccaccaaaccttaccttagaccttgtgctacaacaacgaggaagagaagagtgcctaaacgttcatacaattcaagtttgagttgttggaatgtttaggtgtttctttgatttcaatgtttaaattcaattctctttgttttgtacgtatgaggaatggaagagaagagtgcctaaacgttcatacaattcaagtttgagttgttggaatgtttaggtgtttctttgatttcaaagttatgaggaactaaacccccctttgttagggggtgattcgaaatatatatttatgcttgcattttgatttgattacttctaattgcgtttcataagttgtggtttcaatttgtttaactgtttgattgataacttatttatgtatgtttaattgagagtgcacgcttaattttcatgcatgaatatgacgctagaatataagtgagtttcacctaatagttacgaacttatattcacaagtagtggaggttgcttataaacaatcgcgttaaacgaattcttggcataagtttcatgcaatccatagtaacgaatgtctcgtcaacacttataattttcatagagcgtaatgattcttgcttgtatctctattatgcaatcatgtagggaacttgtggggaatgttttgaattgtcgcatgcatcatccaattcaataacgttaggaagatttgaaggttaattagtgcatcacggttaacttggggtgttgagcattcatggtttattgaaatgcaattggaaatcattttattatgcaagtgtaacatgtatggagatgaaccccttagctaggttcccatccattcaattccatctatttcatatttacattctgttttaaattgtaatctgtgcattttatttaatttcgttaaaacctaaatccccctttactttattgtctaatttagttagaaagtgtcttagtttgtgtttat of the Pyrus communis chromosome 1, drPyrComm1.1, whole genome shotgun sequence genome contains:
- the LOC137745545 gene encoding uncharacterized protein, whose product is MALLGDDGRGYELACKLESCNVWRTWLGDSTYAHFAPFLNSPSTWEAFMDSKSKAPLHLQLRARALLFDKACVSLFLRPNSNFSASSSASIAVSKLNPIYLQLHPDDVYFTLENSSQDGVQVQQRDALVPSKTQSKAAFGAGSRYGESEIDNIPLRFKNDELSATWYNQFIERYRMGKPSRLSSGERESEKRTPEEMSAYLKLLGRHKKRRVAFKEDPYMGFGNPIQDASHLNPNSLLDGSNSIDSETSFFPETMFTFNCVPDSALPPLNRVDDNLKMECFGVLDTLPQIMTRSPVMLERLGIRPEYLSMERGIIHRGKNAFGGNKKCLSQEQATQLSKMVVARMMISIGFEGTTEVPIDVFSKLLSCHIQKLGGSLKLLADSYRKQCSALEQLKMFLQTVGYGNFGSLVEQVKDGSRNFQQTQQQIHGIQSQLQSQHQNLIRLPQQVNQQMSRQMHPQMQQIAHSKNVPFQQRQQLERMRRCQPSTPRAGMDTDKERPMVQVKIEAPSELPMDGNAFNSFNSRHPQVQFRQQQVPPTSNLTMSNVHAQSGNQFRQMASQIPQIQAQNMSVLRAPPVKVEGFQELMGGDTSSKHDSDENRLTSPSSK